The Caldisalinibacter kiritimatiensis genome contains the following window.
CTAACCGGATGTAGCAGTGAAAAAGCTGAAAATGAAGCAGTTGCCATAGTAAATGGTGAAAAAATCTTAAAAGCAGATTATGATAAAGAGCTTGATATATATAAAAAGGCATATGAAGCTCAGTTTGGGCCTGATATATGGGCGAAAGATATAGGCGATGGTAGAACCTTTGAACAAGCTATTAAAGAAAAAGTATTAGAGAATCTTATAATCGAAGAGATTATTATACAAAAAGCTGAAGAGATGGAAATAGCAGCTACCGATGAGCAAGCAAAAAAAGAAGTGGAAAAGTATAAAGAAGTTTTTAAAAATGAGGATGACTATAAAAATTTCTTAAAAGAGAGCAATATGACAGAAGAATATTTGACAGAAAGTATAAAAAAAGACCTTACGATTAATAGTTATAAAGAAGAATTCTTAAAAAGTATAGCAATTTCAGAGGAAGACGCTAAAGCATATTTTGAAGAAAACAAAAATTCATATATTCAGATAAAAGCTAGCCATATATTAGTGAATACCGAAGAACAAGCACAAAAAATATTAGCTGAAGTAAAAAATGGTAAAGATTTTACAGAATTAGCAAAAGAAAAATCACAAGACCCAGGAACTGCTTCTGCAGGTGGTGATTTAGGGTACTTCAATAAAGGAGATATGGTTCCAGAATTTGATAGAGTGGCATTTTCATTAGAACCTGGAGAAATTAGTGGTATTGTGAAAACACAGTTTGGATTCCATATTATAAAGGTAGAGGATAGATTAGACAGTTTTGAAGAATTAAAAGAAATAGTTATTGAAGATATGGAAAATCAAAAGTATTCAAATAAACTTAATGAATTAAGAGAAAATGCAGAAGTAGAGATATTTGTAGAATAAAAAACAAAGCACTAAGAACATATTGTTCTTAGTGCTTTGTTTTTTGATTAAGAAAGTATATTTAATGTATAGATTGTAATTAAGTTAAATATACAGGTAGGAGTGAGTGGGAAAAATAGTATTGTTAAATGCATTTGCCAAAACCTAAGAACTAATAGCTAGGAGCTGAGAACTGACTGAAAAGCTACTAACTACTAACTAACAAATCGACGAAGTCGACTTTGTTCTTTTATTTACTACAAATATGACATAAAATTATATAAATCGACTTCTGTACTTAATTACCACTAATGCATAAAATAATCTAAAAAGTTAAATAATAATTACACCGAGGTTTGATGTGAGGTTTAATGTAATCTAATAATTAAGGAGTGAGGATATGAAAGCAACGGGAATAGTTAGAAGAATCGATGACTTAGGTAGAGTAGTAATTCCTAAAGAAATTAGACGTACCCTTAGAATCAGAGAAGGAGACCCATTGGAAATATTTACAGACAGAGAAGGAGAAGTTATTTTAAAAAAATATTCACCAATTGGTGAGCTTAGCGAATTTGCAAATGAATATGCTGAGGCCTTAAATGAATCGACAGGCCATATTTCAATAATTACTGATAGAGATACAGTAGTAGCAGTTGCTGGAGGGTCAAAAAAAGAGTACTTA
Protein-coding sequences here:
- the spoVT gene encoding stage V sporulation protein T, whose translation is MKATGIVRRIDDLGRVVIPKEIRRTLRIREGDPLEIFTDREGEVILKKYSPIGELSEFANEYAEALNESTGHISIITDRDTVVAVAGGSKKEYLEKRISPELEKIIESKETYVATGTSKPIRVSSNEFNPDDYINQVIAPIVTQGDPIGSVILTTKESDEKMGELEQKLSETAASFLAKQMEQ
- a CDS encoding peptidylprolyl isomerase; translation: MFLRRKLLALALVTIMIFSFVLTGCSSEKAENEAVAIVNGEKILKADYDKELDIYKKAYEAQFGPDIWAKDIGDGRTFEQAIKEKVLENLIIEEIIIQKAEEMEIAATDEQAKKEVEKYKEVFKNEDDYKNFLKESNMTEEYLTESIKKDLTINSYKEEFLKSIAISEEDAKAYFEENKNSYIQIKASHILVNTEEQAQKILAEVKNGKDFTELAKEKSQDPGTASAGGDLGYFNKGDMVPEFDRVAFSLEPGEISGIVKTQFGFHIIKVEDRLDSFEELKEIVIEDMENQKYSNKLNELRENAEVEIFVE